A segment of the Pelodiscus sinensis isolate JC-2024 chromosome 28, ASM4963464v1, whole genome shotgun sequence genome:
ttcaaaattacaagctatttcgagacatcccttagccctcgtagaatgagggttaccggggtGCCGAAATAGCTCgccggttattttgaaaaatatttcgaaataacgggaggcttgtgtagatgcggggtagctattttgggttacctctggtatcccgaaagagctgtgccatgtagacataccctgtgtctcCGTTCCCCATCGGTACAATGGGAATTACaacacttccctccctcccagagatgCTGTGAGGCTAAACACATaatacaagtctcagaggggtatctatgttagtctgtaattttaaaaacagcaagtagccctgtggcaccttagggtgcgtctacactgcaccgtaagtcgaaataagatatgcaattggagctacgcaaattgtgtaccttatttcaatgttattcaaaataacccccatacctagtgtggttcattgtctcacgtagtagcacttagaccacttacagcgagagataagaagGGAGATCTAGAGCCTAAGCTTAAAAACCAGCTGGTTTTATAGcacaagctgtagaggctcctacacaaAGCTTCAAAGGACCCAGGTTCAAATTCCCCCAGTGGTGGTTATAAGAgctgctggctacacagcacttactttgaaataactcactcttctgaaatgtctcttacTCCTCCTGGAGTGAGGTTTAGAGGGACGTCTGAATAGCAAGCCtgtcatattttgaaataacaggcgcgctCAAAATATGTGGAacagctatttcagggtacctctggtatcccgccATAGCGCTGCCAtggagacgtagccttagagactaacatgattctaaggtgccacaggactactcgttttttgcATGATATAAGGAATACGGTGGTGTTTGGGCAAGAGGGTAACATGATCCTTTCAACCCTGAGGTAACAAAGAGGAAAAACTAAGACACAGTCTGCAGCAGTGGCTTACCCAAGGCCTGCATGGCCTTCAAGTGACAACCACATATAGAACCCAGGGGTCCggactctccctcccttcctcttctctAGTTAACCGTACTGCCACAGGTGGGTTTCCTAGGGCAACCAAATATTACGGGTAGTCAAATATCGAGTGACTAGTGATTGTGTAAGAGAGGGAAGGGTTGGGAAAGGAGgttatttttccagtttgtccagggcAGTGAAGTTTCCTGGCACCACTGCTCCATCTGAGAAGTTTCTGAGCTTGATTAGATGCAGAGTGAGAGATTCTGTCAGGTTCTCTCTCCGCGCTTGATGAACACCGAGAGTTTTCTGAACACAGAAGCAAATAATGTTTGGGGGCCTTTCAAGCATATGGACCAATgctattaaattattattattatatattcGTATTACAGGAGGTTACAGCCAGTGTTGGGGGCCCTTTTTCCTAGCCATAAGAGAAGATCCCTGATCAAGGATCAGAATCAATGCCCTTCTTAGCTTTGCCGTAATTTCACATATATACTCGTTAGTGAAAATCTAAACAATCATAATGCTAAACAATGATTCTAAACGATCATAATTATACAAGTCTCTTTGATTCTCACATATATTTGACAGTAAACACAAAGAAGTTGTCAGCAAATGAATGCGaagctgaaaaaaatatttttcattttcccccctttgctgctcccCATACAACTGCAGCATTGGGACAGCCCTACAATGTATAATGGACTAGGAGTGGAGGAACAGCTGACAGACAAACCAGGTGGTATTTAAAAACAGTTCAGGAGTTTGGGGGTTGCATGTAGGgttttttcctcttttatttAAACCTGGGCCTTCTCTGCCCAGAAAATTGCACCACTTTAAGTTATTCATTTAAGCCAATGTAAACTCCCACGTGGAGTTTCTGATTTCAGCTTCAAAATATCTTCTTACAAGTTATCTTCAACCAAAATAAGCGTGTCCACACGGGGATTTACACCAGTCATTTTAAATACACAGCTTAGGTTAAACTGCTGCAAGTTTCTTGTGTAAACAAGCCCTAATGACTCAGTAGGCTTTGAACAATGAAAACGCAGGCTTTATCAATCCAAAAAGAGTTTCCATATGTTCAGATTATTAgcgggaaatatttttttctctctcaagaaCTCGGTGGTGGAGAACTCCAAGGCAAGGGGTGTAACTCGCACTGTGAAATGAGTTCACACAGTAGCTGATCCATTGCCCCATCACCCACTGAAGACTCATTGTCTCCCCGGCAGGTAACTACATTGGTTGGTACCATGTGGGAACCAAGCCAAaactggggctgggctgcctggcattCAGGTGGATGCAGGGCTGGAACCTGCCTTTCACCATCTCGTAGGGTGAGGACCGCTGGGCCAGTGCCTGCTTGCTCCTGCACAGTAATTAGGAATGAAAGTCTCATCTGTGTCTGCcaataaaataaagcaaacacTCAGCCCTCTACTATAAAATCCGGAGACGCTTTTTATTGATATTTGTTATGATTCTGCCTttggcagtggaggaggggagacaaTACAGGCACTGGAATCAAAGGGAAAGTCTTGCTCTGTACACCTCTTCCCACCTGTGTGCTTGCTAAGCAGGTCCCCCAGGGCTGGGAagtaggggcgggggagcaggcccTGTTTGTATCTAATGTAGAACATACCTGGTGCATTCCAGAcaccccttccctgtcccctgctACATCCATCAGAAGACTCCGTAGGAACCAAAGTCATAAAATGCTGAGTCTGGAGGGGGTCACATTTTTTAGCAGACGTGAACGTAACCCACAGGCCAGTGTGTTATGTCAGCTCCCTCCAGGCACAGCGGTAGAGACTCCAAGATCCCTCCAAGATCCACACCGCTAGCGAGTCCCTACAAAGGTTTGACTCTCATGTTTGTAGTGCTGTACATAAGGGCTTTCCAGCCACAACAGGGCCAAGGGATACATCTGGAGCAATacatctcggcttgacaaagccctggctggattgatttagctgggattggtcctgccttgggcagggggctggatttgatgacctccagCTCTATGATCTGGAACAACTCCAGATTTACCCCAGCGTCACTATCAGTCGACTCTGGTTTAAAGTCCTTCTTCCGAGGAGGTTATAATCTAAATGGGACCGCTGAGATGCGCGGTATCATAATTCGGATAAAGGAAACAGCAAACTGCCTGGCCCTCTGCTCCATAGGGGCCACAGGATCAGGCCACGGTCCCTGCAGGGAACGAAGCTGGAGGAGAATGGGATCTGCTCCCAGGACAGAGGGAAGCGAGGGTGTTTGGTGCCATTACTGGATCCTAGTGGTAACCCCCCCAGCTACCTGCCTGCTGGCACCTGGCATGGCCTTCTACACTTTGGGGTGCTCAGTGAGACGACTCAGAAAAACTTTCCACCCCAGCTAGATCAACCGAGCCCCCCTGGTGCACgtgtgaaaaatcaggaggggaagggagagggacagGCGCTGGGGTCATCAAGCAaagcccccccccactggggctgtccctgtaaaatggggacatcTGGTCCCCCGCCTGCAGGTGGGTCTTTGGGGGGGAGAAAGGCCTGAAACGCCCCAACCCCTGTGCGCTGAGCGAGGGCCCTGCAGATGCCAGCAGCCCCGCTGGCtcgaccccccctcccctgcctggcgctgggtgggccgggctgggctggctgcGGTCCGGGCGGTGCACACgggccctgcagggggcagcgatccagcctgcccccccccctccgggcggCTCCTTTAAAGGCTGCCAGTTCCGCTCGCTCGCTCTCCCCTTGCAGCGGGAGCCAGGGAACCGGAACCCCGGCTGCCATagaaggagctgggggtggggccggatCTGAGCCTTGTATGGAGCTTCccccgggctgcctgcccggcccggcctcccccctccccgcctggctGCAGCGGGGCCGCTGGCTGAGCTGgatccggggtggggggggtcccagggcaGGCCCCTAAGGGGACCCCTCCCCACGGCCAGCTGGGGTCTCCTGCCCCCTCCGATGCCAGCAGCAAATGGGGAGCCCCCTGCGATGCAGGCGGGGGTCCCTCTCCCAGGGCAAACCCCTCCTGCGGGTAGGACCCCGCCGAGCTCCCGCGCacgcctgggagggggggggcagagtgaagCTCCCCCCCAAAGGCAAGGCTGCACCCTCTTCCACTAGCAAACATCGCAAGGGCCTTGCCCGGGTGCGCTCCCCAAGAGCCGTGTCCCCTTAGCCCCGGCCGCCTCTTCTGCGCTGGGTGTGTCCAGCCGGCAGCAAAGCGAGGTCTTGCTCCAGGCGTCGTGGAAATGCAAAGCAGTAACAATGAGGCGTCTGCTGGGAACAGATTTGCTGCCCCGTGGAACAGTTGTGGGGTCACCCTGAGGCACCTCCCCCCTCACTGAAACAGCCCGTGAGACAAGCTACCCCCCAGGTGTGACATGGAGTATCCCCCCACACACGCACGTGAAAATAATGGTGCATGTacacccccaccctctcccccaagcgTTCCAAGCTACATTGCATTctctatacacacacacccaaaaaaaacccctttttgggAAGATACAGGCCCGCCCCAGGAGTGCAATTCAGGgcttccacaaaaaaaatcaggtaTCTAAAGAGGCGCAATCAGCCCCCtcccgcgcgcgcacacacacaccccttccctccaGATTCCCCCCTTCAATGCAAAAATCGTGGCAGCCTCAGCTTCCAGATTCCAGCCTCCTGGATTTCACTCGCATTGCAAAGCTGGCCCTGCAGGAATTGGGTAAGCGGAGCGGTTGCAACATCGAATTTTTCCATAGGCTTGCTGTATAACTCGGAGGGGTTTATGTAAAGATAGCATCAGCTGGCACACTTAGCACGAAACCACCTAATTACCGACGCCTGGGAAGTGCCAAACtttaaagggggaggggaggctacaAAATCACAGGCGATCAACGGGTGTAACCAGCTTTCCGTGTTGCAAAGCGCTCCTCTGCATAATAGCACGCAGGGCTGTGCAAGGGCTCCTGGATGCAAATGAATGGTCTTCTGCTCCCGGTGATGAGCGTGAAAACACATTGCAAGTGGGCCCAGACTTCTGCGCGTTCAGCCCCTTTAAGCCAGATGTCTCAAACGGTGCGCTCCCCCCAAACAGTTCGCTGCCTGGCACTGCGCGCTAGCACCTCCGTAGCTCCCCTTTCCCGGGTCCCTTGGAAATTAGATGATTTTCCTGGGGCCAGTTTTGCTTTCCACGTTGCGTGTGCGCAAAGACCAACATGAAGCCTCTAGTTcaagggtggggaatctaaggcccgggggccggatgcggcccctggcttgcctggatccgccCTAAAGGCTTAGGggccctccagcattggggagcccgaaTTGACGCTctagccccactgcagggctggatcacacaaaatctactagtctgccccccccccttccccaccatcccccctccccccacaagatCTGTGGGAGGGGactgtgaggagtgtctttctgcttctcagacaGGGGCCCCATCACTTaagggggggttgtttgtttttgttttctcacCTGTGTGGACGCCCGGAtcgattttctgtgggtcactagccctcgacccaaaaaaggttccccacccctgcaatagttCCTCCATCCTGGTTCGGACCACCCCCTCCACACCTGCCTATCTTAAGGTGGGGGATGCATGGAGGTAACATGGAACTGTGAATACTAAGTAATATGGGAATATGTCCCCAAACCACAGTGTAACTTTGCATACAAGCGTTTGTTTGTGCGGGGAGGGTTCAAGCTATGCACTGGCCTTAGATCCTATTTAGCTTTCCAGATGTGCCTCGACCCCTTACGGTGTTACAGCCCAGATGTGCAGCTAGTACGCGACAATCCGCGCCACCTGCGTTTAAAACACGTTTTGCTTTGAAATATACACTCCCGTGGCATCATTGCACGAACCTGGCTCATTTCTTTGGCCCTCACCTTTGGGCAGGGGGCGCCAACCGGGGCTGGGCTCGggtcagtgtgggggggaggggggagctagcTTGCTTTTCGCCTTGCCAAAGTAATTGCGAAGTCGCCTCAAAGTCAGGAAGGGCGCGCTGTGTCTTTTGAAAAGGTCCCCAGGGGCTGCCGGGTGGAAGAGGGTGCCACACACCAGCCATCGCTGTCGGATCTGTCCCCGGGTGAGGCAGGGCAGCCTGCAGCACAGACGGGCTTTCATGGGGTCTGGGGGCAGAGAAAGAGCCTTTTTCGCGCACCCGGGCGCTTTCAAAATCGTGCGCTGGGTCCGTGGCTTTGCCTCGCAGGCGCAGCGCCGCATTGGCTGAgggctctgcttcctgctttCTAGTTTTCCATTGTGAGGAGCTTCCATTGTGACGTCTCGCCCTCGGCTGGGCTTTGTCTGTCCATATATGGGCAGCTACGTCACGGAGCTTTCCAGTGCCTCACATAAATAGGCTGTGGAGTTCCCTGGCTGAACATTTGGGCAGCAGTGAGGGAACCTGCTCGCAGGCGAGGGGGACAGAGGCAGAGCGAGAGaggaaaggagggggggagggatcaAACACCCCCCCACTACCAGCTTCTACAACCATCGGCAAGACAGACCGCCCCTCCCCTTGGAGGAAACACCACCAAGGACCCGCTGAGGATTGTAACCCCCTCCCTTGGCCCCCTCCTCCGCAAAACCGCCCCCCTCaactcccccgcctcccccctcccccaccccaactttTCTCTTGCATGATTCCCCTTGCACGGATTTGCCACTCGGATCGGATGCCGTTTCCCGGGGAGCTGCGCTCGGAGCCACGTTGAACCGGCCTCGCCTCCCCAGTGCTATGACCGGCAAACTGGTGGAGAAGCTGCCGGGGACCATGAACACTTTGATGAACCCGTTGCCTGACAATCTGTACCCCGAGGAGATCCCCAACTCTCTGAACCTCTTCTCCGGCAGCAGCGAGTCGGTGGCTCATTACAACCAGATGGCTGCAGGtgagggaaagggaggcagggggaggatgggaggggagggggaggacgcgtgctgtgtgtgtgtggggaggggggtgatgGAGAAGGGAAAGGAGCCGGTGGGGCTGGAAATctttctcccacccaccccctccccacccagccccttctCTCTGCGCGTCTCTATGCCAGCGCTGTCTCCGCAGCGGCGGGGCTTTTCCCTCAGCTGCTCGGGGCTCTGGTGGGGTGTGGAAGCCGCCAGGCAGAGAGGTGGAAGGTACGCTGCCGGGGCCAGATCTCTGGGGGTCCGGGAGGGGCGTGCGGGAGGGTGCAGGTTCGaagccccccacccaggagctggtCAAATCCATGGATGCTCGCTTCCCTCGGAGAGGGCTTGTGTGTTTATTACATGTGCGTGTGCTCCTGCAATGTGGCTCTGCGTGTGCTCTCGGCGTCTCTCCCTCCGTGTCTGTGTCTGGAGCTAGAGACCTGCTGTGTCTattccggggggcggggggccgttCAATCCGGGGTGCGCTGCGTTGAGCTCGGGGAGAAAGGATCCGGCGCAGACTTTTTGGATTCGGATTGGGGCCAGAAGCGTatagggcgtgggggggggggtgaactcTGCTCTCCACGAGGGGGATGCAGCAGGAGTGATGGGGATGGtgctttgggggcaggaggagaagggggaaaccCGGGGGGAGACAGGTGAGGCAGAGAAGCGATggctccgctctcccccccccccccagtccctctccCGGGCCAGGAGTACTTGGGTGCCGCTGAAGTTGccccggctgctgctgctctggttTCTTCTGACTCCaattcttgggggagggggtccgaTCCGCTTTGCCCCCGCCGCCGCCTTTGCATCCCTCCGGCCCCGGATCCGAAGCGCGGCGGCTCTCGCGTGGTGCCTGTTCAAGCCGGTGCCGGGCTGCCCTCTCTAAAACTCCCTTGTATCTCTCCTACCTGGGCTGGACGCAGAACACACGGCGAGTTTGTAAAGCGCCTGGTGGCACTGGCCGGATACGGGTCCTTGGAGTCCCCTGCTGGGGTGGCAAAGCCCCTGGACACCAGTAGAGAGACCAGGTCGCTCTTGGCAGCCTCAGCCTACCTGTAACTTCAGGTacctgcttcctcctgccccaccttgcAGGGCTGCTCCCTGGGCCGTAGCCGACAACACGCCGCGGGTCTCCAGTCCGCGCGCGTGGGGCTGTCGCACCTTAGGCTGTCTGTCTTCGTGGAGCTGTCTCGTGCGTGGCTGTGTGGCCGTGTCCCCGCGATCGGGGTGTGTGAGtccccctggggaggggctggtgtgtGAACACAGGgggtgcgcgcgcgtgtgtgtccAGGCCTGACCGAAAGTCCCCATGGGTGGATGTGTGTGCGCCATGCACGGCTAAGCTGCTGTTCCGTTTTCCTGCTTCTTCCCGGCGGTTTGGGGATGGAGCCGCAGTCCTAGGGGAAGGCCCTTCGCCTGGGAACTTCTCGCCCCTCCCCAGACCCCGGTTTCCCTACGGCCCTGTCCGaactagcccccctccccctccccatggttgCCTGCTCCCCTCTCGGACGCGCCTTGGTTACTCACCCCGCTTCTCTTTCCTTCCGGCAGATAATGTTATGGATATTGGATTAGCGAACGAAAAGACCAGCCAGGAGCTGTCGTCCTATTCGGGCAGTTTCCAGCCCGCCCCTGGCAACAAGACTGTGACCTACCTGGGGAAATTCGCCTTCGATTCCCCGTCCAACTGGTGTCAGGATAACATCATCAGCCTCATGAGCGCGGGGATCCTGGGGGTGCCGCCTTCCTCCAGCGCCATCACCAGCACCCAGAACTCCGCCGCCAGCATGGTGCAGAACCAGGGCGAGGTGGACCAGATGTACCCCGCGCTGCCCCCGTATTCCACCTGCAGTGACCTCTACTCGGAGCCAGTCTCCTTCCACGACCCGCAAGGCAACCCCGGCCTCACCTATTCCCCCCAGGATTACCAAACCGCCAAGCCCGGCTTGGACAGTAACCTCTTCCCCATGATCCCAGACTATAACCTCTACCACCACCCCAACGACATGGGCGCCCTTCCGGAGCACAAACCCTTCCAAAGCCTGGATCCCATCCGAGTcaaccctccccccatcaccccGCTGGAGACCATCAAAGCCTTCAAGGACAAACAGATCCACCCCAGCTTCGGCAGCCTCCAGCAGCCgcccctcaccctcaagcccaTCCGGCCCCGCAAGTACCCCAACCGGCCCAGCAAAACCCCGCTCCACGAGCGCCCCCACGCCTGCCCGGCCGAGGGCTGCGACCGGCGCTTCTCCAGGTCGGACGAACTCACCCGGCACCTGCGGATCCACACGGGCCACAAGCCCTTCCAGTGCCGCATCTGCATGCGGAGCTTCAGCCGCAGCGACCACCTCACCACCCACATCCGCACCCACACGGGCGAGAAGCCCTTCGCCTGCGAGTTCTGCGGGCGCAAGTTTGCGCGCAGCGACGAGCGCAAGCGGCACGCCAAGATCCACCTGAAGCAGAAGGAGAAGAAGGCCGAGAAGggctcctccgcctcctcctcgcCGCCCGTGTCCTTGGCCCCGGTGGTCACCACCTGCGCGTGAAGCCCCCCGCCCCGACCCCCGGCCCTAGTGCCTCCCAATGGCTGCCTTTAGCAAACGCGCACCGACGGGGACCCCTCGCCAAGAGACAGTGCGTGCGCCTCCCCTCCTGTCCCCGCTTCACCGCGGTGGGGACTTCGCTTTCCATCGGATCGTCTTGATCCGAATCGGCTGCGGGAAAGGGGGGACCCGACCCCACCCCGGAGCTGGGGGGGCCGGGCGAGGGGTTGCAGGGCTGTGGAAAGGCATGCGGTGCCAGCGAGGGTGGTGGTGACGGCtgcgggggaagcgcccccctCTCCAAATACGCgcaccccattcctccccccccctccccgctgctcatTGGAGGTGGTGGAGGGGCACCAAAGCGCAGTGCTTGCTGCCCGTTGAGACTGTGCatccctgtgtgtgtctgtgactcCGAGTTGAACTGGGCTGCTTCGATCTCCAACCACCCCCAAAGGACTCTGGCGCATGGAGAGAACCCAGCCGCCTCCTGGACGCAGGCGGGGACCTTGGGTATCTTTGGCACGGGTGGCCTTCCATCTGATCTCAGTGTTTCTTACAGAAATGCCtaggatgctgctgctgcttctggtctCCCGGCCCCCCTCTTGGAGCCTCTGCCTTGATGGTTTTCCTGGTCTCTTCACTACTGGTCTTCGAGGCACTTTCTCTGATGTGCTGGAGAAGGGATATGGCTTTTGGGATCAGCTCTTGGCTGCTCCAGATTTATCTTCATGCGGTTTATTATTTAAACCGATTTCCTTTGCGGGTTCATCCCCTGTCTCCTTtcctcccacctcttccacccaTGCGTCCTCCCTtctggaaggaagaaaggaagaaagaaagaggcAACCCCCCACCCCTTAAATTTCACCATTTCACTCCACTTGGTGTTTTATTTCATGTCACATTTAGTAAGAAAAAccttgggaagagggaggagaaacaTCTTTTCCCCCTTCCATCTGGCTGAAAAGAGGTTGTTGCCATTTCTGTTCTTGTTACCATCTCGACAGCAGTTCTGaattaaaatataataataaaaatatatacagtatgtaTTTGTTAATGTCACTATTGGCTTTCTAGTACAGTACCGACCATATATAAAGGTATATCAGTATTTACAGCTTTAATGTTTAATTTTTGGAGAAGAGAAAATAACTGTGAGGAGTAAAATAGTCACTCCAAACTTTCCTccagagggaagatgggggattTGTATTCAACTAAAATCCTCTTTTATCACACCCAAATCCACCTCCCAGTTGTCCTCTGTAAGCAGCTCTGAATGTACGGGCTCAATTGAACCCTTAGAAAGAGGGAGCTAGTAGGGCTGCTTAGCAGCTTTCATCAAAGATCTGACTGAATGTACTGTTGTTACCTATTCAATCTTTTCCCCCTATGGCTAGTATACTGttcgggtgggggagggcaggggcagtaattAAGTTTACAGGATGTCTGATTTAAAGTCACTTTATGCATCTTTTCCCCCCTTTATTATATTTTGTTCAAAGCACCATTTTTCTGTGGTGGATTTAAAAGGACTAGCTATCTAGATCTTTCAAAAGAAACTAAAAGGGGCGTGGGTTGTGAATTTCCAGGTACTCCTAGCTTACTCTGGGTTGACAATATAATgttggaggggggggaagggtaaGGCTGATTTAACATATTTTCAGCAGAAGGGAAATTCTTTACAGAAATGCAGAAAACAGTATTTTGCTGAATACTTTTTATAATGtgagatatttttattttatttggtcaCTTAAAAACACAGGGAGGAGAAATCAGTTAACCCtcaatattatttttttttctttctccttctggTATGTGCATGTCACTGCATGCCTGCTctgattttttcttcttttgttttaataaaactgTGCTCAGACATTTAAGCTAAACTaagcaaaaataattatttaaaaaatatttgttgccaaaaggtTGTGCTATTCAGGTTTGATGTCTGCATGTGAtctttttttctaataaaaaaaacaaaaacaaaatcaaaacaaaaaccatacaaaataaaggagaagaggaaaaaatgcaGTCTAATTTATGTGAACTGaaaggagcaaaaaaaaaaaaatcaggtttaacCATGCAAACCTAAGGGAATGATATTTTTGAAAGACTTTTGTATAAAGTTGAGTacttagagaaaaaaaaagacctaCCAGATGTAATATATTTTGTGGATGTTTTTATTTCTTGGATTTATAGTACCTTATACTAAGGTTAAAAAATATGCTTGATATTGTGAAAAGGTGATAATTTTCACACACATTTCATTTGCTCATTTGTCACGTTGTAATGCAAATATGATAGTTAATGCATACAgcatttttaaggaaaaaatcagaaatattGAACTGATGTATTGTTGTACCATTTGCACTGTGAGCAAATGCTAATGCAGTAAATATATTGTGTTTGCTGACAATCAAATCCTGTAGTAAATATCTTTATTTTATCTTTCTctaaaaatatataatacattCCTATTCTGAGAAAAGCTCTAATATGTAAATAACATGTTAAAATGGCTTGCTTGAAATGAGTAGGATGTGAGGCATTGTACATCTCTACAGATCTTTTCTGGAATTTGTTTGTAATCTTTTCTAGTCATtctggaatgatttttttaaaataacctggCCTTTTACCAATCCCATCTTCTTCCAATTCGGTTTACGGTGCTAAAATGGTCAGAACAGGAACAGCAAGGACTGGGCACATTAAGTCCTGTTGCTCCAgataaaatcccccccccccccatgcctcttTCCCAATGTATCCTAGAATTTAGAAATGAAAGCTTTTAAGAATCGAAGGGCCCGATCCAAACCTCAGAAGCATTGCCCAGAAGTAGTCTTGGGCTCAAGCCCGTAATCCATTCTCATCATTTGGAGGGTGGGTTGTTCCCTATGGCATCTTCTTGAGGGCTCTGTCCAATCTGGAATCGATTGACGTTGTCACCCATTCTGCAAAAGCTCTTAATTGTAAGCTGCAAGGCTCTGACGTACTGCTGGATAGTGGAGGGGTGAAGAGGGGTCTTGGTTGGTTCAGCTCCTAGTTAATACTCTACCTGCTGTCCTGAGCCAAATCGCTGTAGGTATGGAACGCAGGAGATCTGTTTCATTCTGCTAGCCAGAGAAGTCATGTAGGATAAAGCACATGGATTAGAAATAATGCAAAGGGTTTTGAACGTTCTGTAGTAACTGCAGGAAAGAAAAAACACCCAGTGGGAGAGTAACTATTAAGAAACTTAGATTGCTTGGAAGAATAGGTCCCTCCTTACACCCCTTCCCAAAGTCAAGGGCATAATGAGTCCTGAAGGATGTGAGGTTTGATTCATTACGGTTGAGAAAGTGCTTTGAAGGCGAGGACTAGAGAAGAGCTAGAGGAATGTTCTCTTAAGCAGCGGAGGACTTAGCTGTGATGATACACTGGTGAGTTGGAGTAGCTGTGATGATACACGGGTGGGAATAGGACTGGCACTTGCTCAGGTTTTTGCAATCCCCACAAATACACACCCTTCCAGGTCTTCAGCTGTGTTGATTCAGCGCCTGCTCCTCTTTTCTTGTCTAGGAAC
Coding sequences within it:
- the EGR3 gene encoding early growth response protein 3 isoform X2, whose amino-acid sequence is MDIGLANEKTSQELSSYSGSFQPAPGNKTVTYLGKFAFDSPSNWCQDNIISLMSAGILGVPPSSSAITSTQNSAASMVQNQGEVDQMYPALPPYSTCSDLYSEPVSFHDPQGNPGLTYSPQDYQTAKPGLDSNLFPMIPDYNLYHHPNDMGALPEHKPFQSLDPIRVNPPPITPLETIKAFKDKQIHPSFGSLQQPPLTLKPIRPRKYPNRPSKTPLHERPHACPAEGCDRRFSRSDELTRHLRIHTGHKPFQCRICMRSFSRSDHLTTHIRTHTGEKPFACEFCGRKFARSDERKRHAKIHLKQKEKKAEKGSSASSSPPVSLAPVVTTCA
- the EGR3 gene encoding early growth response protein 3 isoform X1, producing MTGKLVEKLPGTMNTLMNPLPDNLYPEEIPNSLNLFSGSSESVAHYNQMAADNVMDIGLANEKTSQELSSYSGSFQPAPGNKTVTYLGKFAFDSPSNWCQDNIISLMSAGILGVPPSSSAITSTQNSAASMVQNQGEVDQMYPALPPYSTCSDLYSEPVSFHDPQGNPGLTYSPQDYQTAKPGLDSNLFPMIPDYNLYHHPNDMGALPEHKPFQSLDPIRVNPPPITPLETIKAFKDKQIHPSFGSLQQPPLTLKPIRPRKYPNRPSKTPLHERPHACPAEGCDRRFSRSDELTRHLRIHTGHKPFQCRICMRSFSRSDHLTTHIRTHTGEKPFACEFCGRKFARSDERKRHAKIHLKQKEKKAEKGSSASSSPPVSLAPVVTTCA